CGGGCCCGATCCGGTCGAAGAGTGCGGAAACCGCGTTGGAATTGACTTCCGCGTCGTAGGGGCCCGTGTTGGGCACCATCTGCCGGAAGAACTGGTTGAGTGCCTCCGGATCGCGCGAGAACTGCACGCCTGGGTAGAAGTCCGGCCACAGGCCAAGGCGGAAGATGCCGAACCAGAGCTGTTCGTCAGGCGCAGCCGTAATCGTGATGGGCTGAGTGCTGCGTGCCGCGCGGCCGCGTCGTGGTTGATCGATCAAATACACCGGAAAGCGACGGCGCAGGAAGATGTTCTGGAATCCCTCTCGGCCATCCGGCGTGCTCTCCCACGTCCTCGCGGACTGGCCATGGCCGTGCCAGAACACGAGCGGAAGCTTTCTGGCACTTGCCGGGAGCTCATAGGACACAGAAACGTGATCGCCGTGCAACGTCTGCCCCGCGGAGTCGGGCCCCGCGGGGTTGTAACCGCCCTGTTTGATTGGGTCGAACGTGCCGGGCGCGGTGATGACCGTTCCGCCGGCTGCGAAGCTGCCTTGCTCCTGAATGAGCAGCGGCCCGGGTTGATTGTCTCCGGCCGTGGTTGCACACGCGGAGGTAATGAGCGCGACGGTGATCAGCGCAAAGGCAGTGAGGTATTTCATCGGTCCAATCCCTTCTGTGGCCTGGAACAGCGCCGTCCACGCATCAGCGCCGTATTTCGCTGAAGCACCCGCATCACGTCTCTCCCTGGGGACCGGAGGGACCCTCCGTTGACGTCCAGAGAAATACGGCCCGCTGCCGCCAGGGACTAGACGGCGAGGTGTTGATGGGCTGTTAAATCAGCTTTGACAATGCGGCGCGAACTCCACGGGCCTTGGGGGTCCTCGAGCAGTCCGCCGAGCAGCCGCCCCCCGCCTCGCGAGGCGGGGGCGCACACGCATGAGGCGAGGCCCACCGGGGCCCGCAGGAGCTCTCCTGATGAAGACGGCCGTCCTCCCGCACCTCCAGGTATTCCTCGATGTGGCGCGCCTGCGCAGCTTCAGCGCCGCGGCACGCGAGCTGGGCGTCTCCACGGCCGCGGTCAGTCACTCCGTGCGCCAGCTCGAGGGACAACTGCGTGTCGTGCTGCTCACCCGCACCACGCGCAGCGTGGCACTGACGGAAGCGGGGCGGCGCCTGGTAGAGGGCGCGGGGCCCGGGCTGGGCCAGGCGTTCGAGGCCCTCAAGGAGGTGTCGGCCCAGCCGGGAGAAGTCGTGGGGCAGCTGCGGCTGACGGTGCCGGGGGTCGCGGTGCCCTACGTCATCACCCCGGTGCTTCCTACCTTCCGCGCGCGCCACCCTCGGGTGGAGGTGGAGGTCGTCGTCGAGAATCGCTTCGTGGACATCGTGGCGGAGGGCTACGACGCGGGCGTGCGTCTGAGCGAGGCCATCGAGCGCGACATGGTGCAGGTGCGGCTCTCCAACGCCTTCCGCTTCGTGGTGGTGGGTGCGCCCGGCTACCTCGAGCGGCATGGGACGCCCGAGCGCCCCGAGGACCTGCTGCGCCACGAGTGCTTCACCCTCCGCGTGCCGACGACGGGGGCGCTCTTCGCCTGGGAGCTGGAGCGCGGGCGCAAGAACTGGCGCGTGCCGGTGCGCGGGAGCATCGTCACCAACGACAACGCGCTGAGGCTGTCCCTGGTGGAACAGGGCCTGGGGCTGACGTACGCCTTCGAGCCAGCGCTGGAGGATCAGCTGCGCACCGGGCGGCTCGTGCGGGTGCTCGAGGCCTATGCCCCTACCGTCCCAGGCTTCTTCCTCTACTTTCCCAGCCGTGCGCAGCGCTCCGGGCCACTCCGGCTCTTCCTCGAGACGGCCAAGGAGCTGCTGATGCAGAAAGGATGACACTCACGCGATCGGCCAGCGGCAGCACGCGTCAGAAGAAACTCCGCCTGGATGAATGGCGCGGCCTTGGACGGCAGGGGCCGCGAGCGGTTTGTCAGACACCGCCAACCAGCGGGTCCCCCAAGGCGATCCGCGCCTCATCGTTAAGAGTGGGCTCGGCTCAAAGCGGCGGGTTGCTCTGCATGGAGGTGGCGGGAATCGAACCCGTGAACAAGGCGATGGAACTCCCCCAAGCCGGGCGGTGTGCGACAGGCGGGGGCCTCCTCACTGTCCGCGAGAGCGCGCCCGCTGGCACCGCTACCGCCCTGGGAGCCCTCCACAGGCCCGGGTTGCGGCTACCGTGTGCCGCTCCCCCCGCAGGCTCGTCCCTTGCTGTCGGGGCGGGCTGTCATACTCCGAACAGTCCCACCAGGACCCGCCAGGTCCTGACCTGGTTGGAGGATGTAGCCATGCGTTTCCGAGCGTGCATCGCCCTGCTGCTCTACGTCTCCGCCTGCGCTACGTCAGCGCCGAGCCCAAGAGAGCCAGCGGCCCGAGACCCGAGGCTCGCCAACCTCCAGCGAGCGGCGACGCTGCCCTGGACGGACGGGGGGCGGTGTGCCGTCCGCGAAGCTTCCGAGCCCTGGCCCGTGCTGGCGGAGCGGTGCTATCAGGCCCTCGACCATGACCGGCTCGAGTTTCACGACCTCACGGGACGATGCGCGTTGGCCTCCGCGGGCGCCGCGGCCATGGGGCTCGGGGTCTGCGTCCTCGCGGCGCCGGAGCTCGTGGTGGGCGCGGTAGTTGTGGCGGGCGTGGTGGTGGTGGGCTTCGCCATCAAAGAGGCCCTGGAGGCTTACGAGAAGAGGGGCCGTCCCCAGGTTCGGCCGCCTACGCTGCCGGTGCCGGAGACGCAGCCGGTGCCGGAAGCGCGGCCCGTGCCTGAAGTGAAGCCCGTGCCTGAAGTGAAGCCCGCCCCGCAGGAGACCTCGCCGGAAAAAGGGCCCAAGCCGGAGCCCAAGGGGCCGGATTTTTTCCCGCCGCTGGAGCCACCCGAGGCTTTGGAGCGAGAACGCCGCCGCAGGTGCGAACCCATCCCGGTGCCACACGAGGGCAAGGATGACGCACATAACCAGTGCGCCGATCAGTTTCCGCCCAACCGCTATCCCGGAATGGACGTGCTCGTGGACGGTGTGAGCTTCGATGCGCTGCAAGTCGGCGTGCGTGTGCTGTGGGAGATCAAGACCCATCAATTTGATACGTACCCTGACTTTATCCAGGACAAGGAGATTGATAAGGAAATGAAGCAACTGGACAAGGAGCGAAAAGCTGCGGCGGCATGTGGATATGACTTCGTAGTTGGCGTGAGCACCGACGCGCACAAACTCGCGCTGCTCAAGCGAGATTCCACCTTCAAGATCGCCGTCACGGGGTGCAAACGATGACTACGCGAAAAAGACTCGGAATCGTCGTCTACGCGCCTGCGCTCGTGGGCAACGACCGCCGCGCGCTTGATAGCGTCCATGGAATGGAAAGGGCGCTCCCCGGCTTGCGCTTGGAGTGGAGAGTTACCGAGAGGCGACGGCTTGCCGCGTTGCCGCAGCGCGACGCGTGGCTCGTAGAAAGGATTGAGGACGGGGGATTCCCGCTCCTGTGCAATGGCGACGAGAGCTATCCCGTGACGGTTTCGGGAAGGGGGAGATCGGGACTCTTCAGCCCAGGCGGTCAGGACCAGCTTGAAGTGCATGCAAGACTGCCACTGGACGAGCCCGTGATCGCGTCAGCGGCGGCTGTGCTTGAGGGCGTGGCGGAGGGGGCGTGTGCGCTATGGGGGCGTGCGACGCCAGACGACGCTGAAGGGGACATCGCGTATCAGACAGCACCCACGCTTGAAGGGCCGCCGTCCCCACGCCGGGGGTTGCCCGCCCTCAAGCTCTTCGAGCACATCCGCTCGCCAGAGATTCCCTACTACCTTGGATGGCTGAACTACTGGTCGGCCGCTGCCGCACGGGCTATCGGCTTTCCGGACCCGGCCCGCGACGCGGAGCTACTGTCACGCTCACGGCGTACCGTGACGGGAGGGTGGGTTGTACAGCTCACCGATGCGCCGCTCGACCTGGACAACCCCGCGCACCTGGACGCGCTCAAACGGGCCTACGAGCGCTTCCCAGAGATCGGCGGGCGCTCGGCCCCGTGAGGCTCGGCACTGCTCGCGGTGGCCGTGCTCAGGGCGCCGCCTTCTGGCTCACCGGGAAGGTGACGTTCCCAAGGGTGACGGTGCGTGGCCCCCCTGCCTCCCAGAGTTTGAGGGTACAGGGGTAGCCGAGCTGCGGGTTCCCCTCGATGCCCACCACGACGGCACCGGCACCATTCGCGGGAATGGGTGCCTCTTGCCACCGGGAAAGTTCCACCTCTTCCCCCGTAGAGTCCACCAACGCCGCCCCCGCCAGCGTCCAGGGCTCAGCGCCGGGGTTGGAGAGGCCCAGCCGCACAGCCACGCTTGCCGGGCGGGTCTCGCCCTTAACGGTGTAGCTGTAGCTCCAGGCTTCATCGAGCCGCAGCGCGTTTGCTGGCTGCTCCCTCACCCACGAGCCAAGCTTCTTGGACGCCACGACCCCGCCCCCCTCAGCCAGGCGGCCCCCATGAGCCCGCCCGGCTCCTGACGCTCGGCCAGAAGCCGCGCTTTGTCCTCCTGGCACTGGCGCGCTTCGGCCTGTGCTTCGTCACGCTCTTTCTTGAACACCGCGGGCGGGCGCGGTTGGCGGAACACCTCTACGCGCCGCGTCCCCCGTGACGGTCGCGTACAAAGGGCAATGCCTAGTTCCAGAGGACCCGTGAACCCCATGGCCCTGAGAGGCGGCCCGGACCAGGGGACTCCCCTCCCCTGGCTCGCTGGGTATGCTCGCCGCCCATGCTCTCCTTCGACACGCCGACGCATCGCTTCCACCTGCGCGCCGCCGCCGTCATCCGCCAGGGCACGCGCGTGCTGCTCCACCGCCTGGAGTCAGACACCATCTGGGCGCTACCAGGCGGGCGCGTGGAGCCCGGAGAAGAATCCGCGGCCACCGTGCTCCGCGAGCTGCGAGAGGAATTGGGGCTCGAGGCCGCCGTGTGCCGTCTGCTGTGGGTGGCCGAGAACTTCTTCCCGCACGCGGGCCGCCACTACCACGAGCTCGGCATGTACTTCGAGGTCACCCTCCCAGACGACAGCCCCGTGTTGACCGGCCCCGGTCCGTACTTCGGCTCGGAGTCCGGGGTCGTGCTGAGATTCCAATGGTTCGCCCTCGAGGAACTCGAGCGACTCGACGTGCGCCCCGCCTTCCTCAAGCGCGCGTTGGGCTCGACCTCGCCAGTCCCCAGGCACTTCGTCTTCCGTGACGAAGCGGACGACCCGCCCCCCCGCCGTTGAGCCCAACCCATCACGCTCCCATCACGCCCCTGTTGCTACCGATGCACGCACGGGACACATCAATCGAGTGTTCCGCGGATTCAGCTCTCACGCGGAGATGGAATGGACCGATCTGCATTCAGGACTCCCGCGGGCCCGACTGACGGTGTCCCCGGGCGACGGCGGGAAGGACTCCGGAGACAAGGCGTGACGCCACCGGAGCTCGCGGGCAGCGTGCACGCCGGCGCGGTCCGGCACCTCGTGGAAGGGGCCGAGCGCGCTGGCCTGGATGTACGGCCGCTCCTGGCCGGACTGGACATCCCGGAAGCCGCGCTCACCGACCTGGACGGGCGCGTTCCCCTGGAGCGCTATGTGGCGCTGTGGAAGGCGGCCTCGGCGCACGCCACCTCCGCTCCCCTGGGCCTCGTCGTCGGCCGGGAGCACCGTCCCGAATACGGAGGGGTGCTCATGTACCTCCTGGGCCACAGCGCCACGCTGGAGGACGGACTGACGCGCGTGCGGCGCCACCAGCGTCTCGCCCATGAACTCTTCATCCCCGAGCGGGTACGGGACGGCGACGTCGTTCATTTCCAGCGGGAGCTGCCTCCGGCCATCGCGGAGGTGGGCGCCCTCGCCGAGATGCTCGTGATGATGTGGCTCACCACCGCCCGCCAGCTCACCGGAAGAGACGGCTGGCCGCGAGAGATCGAATTCCAACACGCGTGTGCCTTCGAGCCGAGCGTCTATTCCGAGGCCTTTCACTGTCCGGTGCGGTTCGAGCGGCCGAGGACGCGGGTGAGCGCCGATCCCTCGGTGCTCGACATACCGCTGCGCCACGCCGATGCCCTGCTGTGCGCCCACCTCGAGCGCCATGCCGCGGCGCTCCTCGAGCGCGTCCCAGGGGAGGAGCCCCTCGCCCACCGGGTGCGCGGCCTGTTGAGGGAGGAGCTGCGCGGCGGAGATCCCTCCCAGGAGCGCATCGCCAGAGGCCTCGCCCTGGGCACGCGAACCCTGCAACGCCGGCTCAAGGACGAGGGGGTCGCGTTCAACGATCTGCTCGACGAGCTGCGCAGGGAGCTGTGCCTGATGCACCTGAAGGATCAATCCCTCTCCGTGCAGCAGGTGGCGTTCCTCCTGGGGTACGCGGAGCCGAGCGGGTTCTACCGCGCGTTCCGCCGCTGGACGGGAACGACGCCGCAGGAACTGCGCGCCCGTCAGCACTCCCTCCGGTTCACGGCGGGCGAGTCACGCCACGCGTCCGTCTGAGCCAGTCTCAGCCCAGGCCACGGCGCTGTCGCCAGACGCCACACCTTTGTCGGGCGCGGACACTGGTGGGTGGAGCCGGAAA
Above is a window of Cystobacter fuscus DNA encoding:
- a CDS encoding alpha/beta hydrolase; the encoded protein is MKYLTAFALITVALITSACATTAGDNQPGPLLIQEQGSFAAGGTVITAPGTFDPIKQGGYNPAGPDSAGQTLHGDHVSVSYELPASARKLPLVFWHGHGQSARTWESTPDGREGFQNIFLRRRFPVYLIDQPRRGRAARSTQPITITAAPDEQLWFGIFRLGLWPDFYPGVQFSRDPEALNQFFRQMVPNTGPYDAEVNSNAVSALFDRIGPGILVTHSQSGGLGWSTAIKNRNVRAIVSYEPGAGFAFPPGEAPELTTFTGATVRGVEVPLSDFMQLTKIPIVMYYGDFIAENPTMNPGQDQWRVTLAMARQFRDAVNRHGGDATVVHLPEAGVRGNTHFPMSDLNNVQIADLLSRFLAQKGLD
- a CDS encoding LysR family transcriptional regulator; protein product: MKTAVLPHLQVFLDVARLRSFSAAARELGVSTAAVSHSVRQLEGQLRVVLLTRTTRSVALTEAGRRLVEGAGPGLGQAFEALKEVSAQPGEVVGQLRLTVPGVAVPYVITPVLPTFRARHPRVEVEVVVENRFVDIVAEGYDAGVRLSEAIERDMVQVRLSNAFRFVVVGAPGYLERHGTPERPEDLLRHECFTLRVPTTGALFAWELERGRKNWRVPVRGSIVTNDNALRLSLVEQGLGLTYAFEPALEDQLRTGRLVRVLEAYAPTVPGFFLYFPSRAQRSGPLRLFLETAKELLMQKG
- a CDS encoding DUF6310 domain-containing protein, which codes for MRFRACIALLLYVSACATSAPSPREPAARDPRLANLQRAATLPWTDGGRCAVREASEPWPVLAERCYQALDHDRLEFHDLTGRCALASAGAAAMGLGVCVLAAPELVVGAVVVAGVVVVGFAIKEALEAYEKRGRPQVRPPTLPVPETQPVPEARPVPEVKPVPEVKPAPQETSPEKGPKPEPKGPDFFPPLEPPEALERERRRRCEPIPVPHEGKDDAHNQCADQFPPNRYPGMDVLVDGVSFDALQVGVRVLWEIKTHQFDTYPDFIQDKEIDKEMKQLDKERKAAAACGYDFVVGVSTDAHKLALLKRDSTFKIAVTGCKR
- a CDS encoding DUF5953 family protein — protein: MTTRKRLGIVVYAPALVGNDRRALDSVHGMERALPGLRLEWRVTERRRLAALPQRDAWLVERIEDGGFPLLCNGDESYPVTVSGRGRSGLFSPGGQDQLEVHARLPLDEPVIASAAAVLEGVAEGACALWGRATPDDAEGDIAYQTAPTLEGPPSPRRGLPALKLFEHIRSPEIPYYLGWLNYWSAAAARAIGFPDPARDAELLSRSRRTVTGGWVVQLTDAPLDLDNPAHLDALKRAYERFPEIGGRSAP
- a CDS encoding DUF2381 family protein, whose product is MASKKLGSWVREQPANALRLDEAWSYSYTVKGETRPASVAVRLGLSNPGAEPWTLAGAALVDSTGEEVELSRWQEAPIPANGAGAVVVGIEGNPQLGYPCTLKLWEAGGPRTVTLGNVTFPVSQKAAP
- a CDS encoding NUDIX hydrolase, whose protein sequence is MLSFDTPTHRFHLRAAAVIRQGTRVLLHRLESDTIWALPGGRVEPGEESAATVLRELREELGLEAAVCRLLWVAENFFPHAGRHYHELGMYFEVTLPDDSPVLTGPGPYFGSESGVVLRFQWFALEELERLDVRPAFLKRALGSTSPVPRHFVFRDEADDPPPRR
- a CDS encoding AraC family transcriptional regulator, which codes for MTPPELAGSVHAGAVRHLVEGAERAGLDVRPLLAGLDIPEAALTDLDGRVPLERYVALWKAASAHATSAPLGLVVGREHRPEYGGVLMYLLGHSATLEDGLTRVRRHQRLAHELFIPERVRDGDVVHFQRELPPAIAEVGALAEMLVMMWLTTARQLTGRDGWPREIEFQHACAFEPSVYSEAFHCPVRFERPRTRVSADPSVLDIPLRHADALLCAHLERHAAALLERVPGEEPLAHRVRGLLREELRGGDPSQERIARGLALGTRTLQRRLKDEGVAFNDLLDELRRELCLMHLKDQSLSVQQVAFLLGYAEPSGFYRAFRRWTGTTPQELRARQHSLRFTAGESRHASV